From candidate division KSB1 bacterium:
GTACCATTTAACAACCGGCGAATATTGGAACGGTGGGTGAAAATAATCAGGCAGCTTATCAAGATGCTGAATGTCAAAAGCGAAGTTGAAACGGATTTTCCGAACATGCGGTCAAATGTCAGCAAAACAAAAGGCAGGGATGAGGTCGCGATAATCGAACCCAGTGAAACATAGCGGGTGGTCAAAACCAGGGCCGCGAATATAATGAAGCAAATCAATGAAGCCCAGGGAAAAAGTGCGATGATCAATCCCGCTCCGGTTGCCACACCTTTGCCGCCTTTGAACTTCGCCAGGACTGTCCAGATATGGCCAATAACTGCGAAGGTGCCCGCGATAATTTGAACAAGTTCATAATCCAACATTAACGGGTCGACGCGAATTTTGGCAATCAGAAGCGTCGCCAGAACGCCCTTTAAAATATCTACCACCGCAACAAAGAGTCCTGCTTTCCAACCCAGGACTCGGAAAGCATTTGTGCCACCGGCGTTCTTGCTGCCATGCTCCCTGATGTCGATTCGTCGGGTCATTCTGCCCACGACGATACTGGTCGGGAAAGAGCCAACGAGATAAGCAAACAATATAATCAATACTAATGAAAACATGCTACTCTCCTAAAAATGCAACTCCTGTAGCCCCTGGCCCGGCGTGGGCACCCAAAGCAGGAGAAACGTGCACAATCATAATATCTTTCTTTTTAATTTCAAACTGCCTGGCGATCTGCTTAACAAGGTATTTGGCTTTTTCCGGCGCGTTTGCGTGTGCCACGCCGAATCTCAAATTCTTTTTTCCAGTCGCTTCACGGCAAACCAGTTGAAGCATTTTATTTAGAGCAGCAGCGCCGCCCATAGTCTTTGTAAGTGTTTGAATTTTGCCCTCAGCATCCAGAGTTAAAATTGGCTTCAAGTTAAACAACCTGGCCACAAGCCCTCTGGATTTACTCAACCGGCCGCCGCGAATTAAATACTTAACCGTAGCAAAACTTAGGAAAACCCTGACGCTTTTTGTCGCCCATTCCGCCCTTTTTACCACTTCTTCTATCTCGCACCCTTCTTCTATTGCCTTAGCTGTTTCAGCAACGATGAGGCCCAAACCGACAGTTGCGTTGCAGCTATCAATCAAGGAAACTTTGCTATTTGCCTCTGACTTTACCGCAGTTTGCGCTGCTTGAAAAGTCCCGCTCACAGCTCCTGCGAGATGCACCGAAACCGCGGAATCATAGTGCCCCCACAATTCTTTATATGTATTTTTAAAATCGCCCGGCGTGGGTTGGGAGGTTTTAGGGCTATGTTCAGACTCTTGCAGGATGCGATAGAACTCTTTGGGCGTAATAGTTATTTTATCAATATAACTTTCAGTGCCAAATGAAACTTGAATGGGCACCATTTGAATATTGTGGCGAATAATAAATTCGGGCGGTAAATCGCAGGATGAATCAGTCACCAGAGCAATCTTTGGTTCTTTTTTTTCTCCGTAAGCCTCCTGGTGCTGGTCTCGCATGTCATCAAATTTTCGTTTGCTCACGGCGCCGTAATTTCCGGCGGCTGTGAAAACTTTTTCGGGATCATTTGTGTGAACGTGGATGCGAACTTTCTCAGAAGACCCGGCCACAATCACGGAGTTTCCCAACTCGCTCAAATCACTGCGGAGTTTGCTGCGGTCGATTGACTCTCCGTCAACCAGACACTCTGTACAGAACTGGAAGATAATATCTTCCGGCGCATTTTCAACTTTCGCGCGGCGTGTTTTATTGCCACCTATGCCCACTGCTTTTTCAATCTTTCCTGACAGCATAAAATGATGGACGCCCTCAAGCATGTGCACAAATCCCTGCGCCCCGGCATCAACGACCCCGGCTTTTGCCAGCAGCTTCAGTTTTTTGGGAGTATTTTTCAGGGAAAGCTGGGCCTCGTTCAACCCTTTGTGGAACAGATCTTTGAAGTCCTCGGATAAATGGCTGTGTCTTTTTACTTTTTCTGCCCAATCGTGAATGACCGTGAGAATGGTCCCCTCTTTGGGTTCTGTGATAGCCTCGTAAGCGCCGCGTCCGGCCGTTTCAACTGCTTCACCAAAATGGCTCAGGGTCGCTTTGAATTTTCCCTCAAAACTCTCGGCCAGTCCCTGAAAGAACTGCGCTAAAATCGCTCCCGAGTTGCCCCGGGCTCCCATCAAGGCCGCATCTGCCAGACACTTGCTCATCCCGGAAATGCTCTCCTCCCGGCAGCTAATCGCACCCTCGGCGACACTTTGCATGGTCAAAGCCATGTTGGTGCCGGTATCGTTGTCCGGCACGGGAAAGACGTTAATCTTGTTGAGACTATCCTGCATTAAAATCACGCGTCTGGCGCCGGCAATCACACCTTGCTTAAGCCGTAGTCCATCGAGGTAGTCAATTTTCATAGAATCCTCAGGAAGAGCCGGGTTGGATAAAGTGATTCCAATGTAATCGGAATTGCACTAAAAAGCAAGTGAAAATATCCGCTAGGAAATTGGACATAGAACTACTTCTCTATGCTAAACTATTATAAATTCGCTTGCTTCTTACCTTGAATCGTCCTATGTTTCAACTCGAAAATTCATTACTAAAGAACAGACAATTTTAAGCTTAGGCGATGCAGATGAAAAACTTGTTTTATTCACTGATTATCCTTTTAAAATTCAGCAGCCCTGGCCTGGCACAAACGGCCGACGAGTTCAACACTAAAGGTATGGAGTTCTTTAAAGAAGGCAAAATCAATGAAGCAATTCAGGAGTTGCAAAACGCCATAAAACAGGACACTACCTTCGTCAAAGCTTATATTAATTTGGGCTACATTTATTATGCAAACCGCATCCTTGATTACGCCATCCCTTTATACAAAAAAGCGCTAACCTTCGAGCCCGAGAGCGCCCTGGCCCATAATAATTTAGGTGCGGCTTTGCTCGCCAACCGGAATTATGCCGAAGCGATAAACGAATACAGGTTGGCAATAAAATATGACTCTACCTACACGGAAGCCCACAACAACCTGGCCTTTGCATATTATTCGGTGGGGCTTCAGGATTTTGCAATCAAAGAAGCAGAGACAGCATTAAAATTGAACCCGGATTATGCACGGGCCTACAACAATTTAGGCCTGGCTTATGGCGCAAAAAGCATGTTTGATGAAGCGGAAGTGCACTTAAAGAAAGCTTTGGAGCTGGCGCCCAACTTCATCGACGCCATGAACAACCTTGGCATCGTCCTCAGATCCAAAAACATGTATCAAGAAAGTCTCGAAGTGCTGGCAAAAGCAGAAAAACTGGACAGCTTAAATATTGACACCTTTAATAATTTAGGCTTAACCCATTTGAGCAACGGGGAGATTCATAAAGCAATTGAGAATTTCAAAAAAGTCCTGAAAATCGTACCAAATTACGGGACTGCGCACAACAATCTGTCGTTTGCTTATTATGACATTTATAACTATGCAATGGCGATGCAACACGCTAAGGCAGCCGAACGGTTTGGTCTCAAAATTAACCCGGATTTTATAAAAGATTTGGAAAAAGCACTCGACCCTGATTATTTTAGAATGCGGCACATCCTGGTCAAAACCCAAGAAGAGGCTGGGAAAATTTTGCAGCAATTAAAACAAGATGGAGACTTTGCCGAGCTTGCTTTGAATCATTCTATTGATAAAAATACTGCATCACAGGGCGGAGATTTTGGTTATTTTAAAAAAGGGGACATGCAGCCGGAATTAGAACAAGTCGTTTTGAAATTAAAAAAGAATGAAACAAGTGAGGTTGTAAAAACGGCTTTAGGATTCCATATTTTTGAAAGGCTTAAGTAATCGAAGAGCCCTTCGACTGCGCTCAGGACAGGCTCCGGCGAAGAGCGCAATAGGGAAAACCGCTGCTCGTTTTCACTTACAACTCCGTGAACTTTTTAGTCAGTATTTTATAAAAATCTGCCTCCCCTTCTTTGCCATGCTTGCGAAATCCTTGTTCAAGAATAGCCGCTTTTTCAATAATTTCCCTCACGACCCATTCGTGCTGACTTTCATCTAACTCGTCGTTTTCAAGCAGTTTAAGCAGCGCCTGCACCCGGTAGCGATCGAGTCCCCATTGCCTCGACAATTGGTCTTTATGCCCGCCTCTTTTCATAATTAGCTTCCGGGGGATAAAGTGAAAAGGCAATTTCAAGGAGGCCCTCAGCCACAAATCGTAATCTTCACACGCCGGAAGCTTTTCATCGAAATAGCCGACCGATTCAAAAAATTCTCTTCGCATTAAAACGGACGACGGGCTAACAATGCAAAGAGGCAAACACTGTTCAAAAATCCAGCCTGAATATTTTCTGTGTTTATTTTTGGGGTTCACACGCACCCCTTTGCGAATCCAGATTTCGTCGGTGTAGCAAACCATCGCCTCCCGATTTGCCTTCAAAAAATCG
This genomic window contains:
- the plsY gene encoding glycerol-3-phosphate 1-O-acyltransferase PlsY yields the protein MFSLVLIILFAYLVGSFPTSIVVGRMTRRIDIREHGSKNAGGTNAFRVLGWKAGLFVAVVDILKGVLATLLIAKIRVDPLMLDYELVQIIAGTFAVIGHIWTVLAKFKGGKGVATGAGLIIALFPWASLICFIIFAALVLTTRYVSLGSIIATSSLPFVLLTFDRMFGKSVSTSLLTFSILISCLIIFTHRSNIRRLLNGT
- a CDS encoding DegV family EDD domain-containing protein; amino-acid sequence: MKIDYLDGLRLKQGVIAGARRVILMQDSLNKINVFPVPDNDTGTNMALTMQSVAEGAISCREESISGMSKCLADAALMGARGNSGAILAQFFQGLAESFEGKFKATLSHFGEAVETAGRGAYEAITEPKEGTILTVIHDWAEKVKRHSHLSEDFKDLFHKGLNEAQLSLKNTPKKLKLLAKAGVVDAGAQGFVHMLEGVHHFMLSGKIEKAVGIGGNKTRRAKVENAPEDIIFQFCTECLVDGESIDRSKLRSDLSELGNSVIVAGSSEKVRIHVHTNDPEKVFTAAGNYGAVSKRKFDDMRDQHQEAYGEKKEPKIALVTDSSCDLPPEFIIRHNIQMVPIQVSFGTESYIDKITITPKEFYRILQESEHSPKTSQPTPGDFKNTYKELWGHYDSAVSVHLAGAVSGTFQAAQTAVKSEANSKVSLIDSCNATVGLGLIVAETAKAIEEGCEIEEVVKRAEWATKSVRVFLSFATVKYLIRGGRLSKSRGLVARLFNLKPILTLDAEGKIQTLTKTMGGAAALNKMLQLVCREATGKKNLRFGVAHANAPEKAKYLVKQIARQFEIKKKDIMIVHVSPALGAHAGPGATGVAFLGE
- a CDS encoding tetratricopeptide repeat protein, whose protein sequence is MKNLFYSLIILLKFSSPGLAQTADEFNTKGMEFFKEGKINEAIQELQNAIKQDTTFVKAYINLGYIYYANRILDYAIPLYKKALTFEPESALAHNNLGAALLANRNYAEAINEYRLAIKYDSTYTEAHNNLAFAYYSVGLQDFAIKEAETALKLNPDYARAYNNLGLAYGAKSMFDEAEVHLKKALELAPNFIDAMNNLGIVLRSKNMYQESLEVLAKAEKLDSLNIDTFNNLGLTHLSNGEIHKAIENFKKVLKIVPNYGTAHNNLSFAYYDIYNYAMAMQHAKAAERFGLKINPDFIKDLEKALDPDYFRMRHILVKTQEEAGKILQQLKQDGDFAELALNHSIDKNTASQGGDFGYFKKGDMQPELEQVVLKLKKNETSEVVKTALGFHIFERLK
- a CDS encoding glycosyltransferase; translated protein: MIETSIIVPTYNRLSFLKEAVESVLNQTYQDFELILVDDGSTDGTKEFAAGLSNRLKYVYQENSGPSAARNRGISESQGEYITFLDSDDLWLENKLQVEIDFLKANREAMVCYTDEIWIRKGVRVNPKNKHRKYSGWIFEQCLPLCIVSPSSVLMRREFFESVGYFDEKLPACEDYDLWLRASLKLPFHFIPRKLIMKRGGHKDQLSRQWGLDRYRVQALLKLLENDELDESQHEWVVREIIEKAAILEQGFRKHGKEGEADFYKILTKKFTEL